Part of the Limihaloglobus sulfuriphilus genome is shown below.
TAGAGTGAAAAGGAGAAATGGTTCTTATTTTTCTGTAGAGCAAATTCACGAATTTGCTCCAACCGTTATATTTGCAAAGTTAGTGTTGATAGTTGATACCTGTAACACTATGAAAAGTTTTATAGCCGGATTTATGCTGCGGTTTTTCGCGAAGAAGCCGCCGAAAATAACCGATGCCCAGGCTCACGGGGCATCTCATTCGTCCAATATGCGCAAACTTGGAATCAGCCTCAGCGATCGCGCCCGCAGCCGAATGCGCCGAAAATGGCTCAGGAGAAAGTAAGCCCTGAAATAACGAAAGTTTATTGTGCGTTTTTCCTGAGCTTGACAAGCACAATCTCGCTTCGCGTGCCCAGTCTCATTCGCGGCCCCCACGTACCCGTGCCTGATGTGCCGTAGATATAGCTTCCATTATACTCGTGCAGCCCCGTAAGGTGAGGATGCGCCCATTTTACGATGAAGTTGAACGGGAAAATCTGCCCGCCGTGTGTGTGGCCGGTTAGTGTCAGGTCAATGCCGTATTTTTCTACAGTTTCCGGATTTACAGGGCCGTGGCTCATCAGGATACAGTATTCTGATTCATCTATTTTCAAAGATTCAATAAAGCCCTCTAAATCATCCTGGTTCTCACTGTATTCGATCCCGGCAACAACAAAGCTGCAGTACTGCGTCCATTCATTTCTGAGGATTTTAACGCCGGCTTTTTCAATCGATTCATTTACTTTTGCTTTTCCGGCATAGTATTCATGGTTGCCGTTGACAAACAACACAGGGGCGCTGAGCCCGCTCAACATTCCGATGGCCTTCCGGGTGGTTTTGTTGTGGTTGTCAACAAGATCGCCGGTAATCATAACCATGTCCGGCATAAGTGCGTTTGTCTCATCAATTACCCTTTGCAGATAACCGGCACTTACAGAGCCAACATGGATATCAGATAACTGTACAATATCAAAATCAGAGGGGCCCGGGATTGTGATGCTTTTGATCCGGATAAGCTGGGCGTTTATAATAGCGTATATCACGAGGAGCTCGACAATTGTAAGTATTCCTATGCCGGCAATGTGTGGTTTTATCTTGATAAAAAGCCTTAGAATTTCATAAACAAGCAATGCTGATAGCAGCAGCCAGAGCACACCGTACCAGCCCGCCGCGGCGGTGTAAAATATCCGGCTCAAGACATTGCCGTAGTGCGACTGGTAAGCTGTTGCCGCGATTAAACTTACGCTTAAGAGTAAAACAGCCGCCCAGAAAAACAGACCCTTTCTAATCGCAAAGAATCCGCAAAGTCTTGCCAGGACGTAAAAGTTCA
Proteins encoded:
- a CDS encoding metallophosphoesterase, which translates into the protein MFITVILLIAFGMNFYVLARLCGFFAIRKGLFFWAAVLLLSVSLIAATAYQSHYGNVLSRIFYTAAAGWYGVLWLLLSALLVYEILRLFIKIKPHIAGIGILTIVELLVIYAIINAQLIRIKSITIPGPSDFDIVQLSDIHVGSVSAGYLQRVIDETNALMPDMVMITGDLVDNHNKTTRKAIGMLSGLSAPVLFVNGNHEYYAGKAKVNESIEKAGVKILRNEWTQYCSFVVAGIEYSENQDDLEGFIESLKIDESEYCILMSHGPVNPETVEKYGIDLTLTGHTHGGQIFPFNFIVKWAHPHLTGLHEYNGSYIYGTSGTGTWGPRMRLGTRSEIVLVKLRKNAQ